The Candidatus Pantoea soli genome window below encodes:
- a CDS encoding OsmC family protein, translating into MTIHKKGSAHWEGDIKGKGTVSTESGVLNNQPYGFNTRFEGQKGTNPEELIGAAHAACFSMALSLMLGQAGHKPDSIDTTADVSLDKKGEGFAITKIALTSTIALPGVDNAAFDEIIQKAKAGCPVSQVLNAEITLDYTLNN; encoded by the coding sequence ATGACCATTCACAAGAAAGGATCGGCCCATTGGGAAGGTGACATCAAAGGGAAAGGCACCGTCAGTACTGAAAGCGGCGTGCTGAACAACCAGCCTTATGGCTTTAATACCCGTTTCGAAGGGCAGAAGGGCACTAACCCGGAAGAGCTGATTGGTGCAGCGCATGCTGCCTGCTTCTCCATGGCCCTGTCACTGATGCTTGGCCAGGCCGGGCATAAGCCAGACAGCATCGATACCACGGCTGATGTGTCGCTGGATAAAAAGGGTGAAGGTTTCGCTATCACTAAAATCGCGCTGACCAGCACGATCGCCCTGCCAGGCGTGGATAACGCGGCGTTTGATGAAATCATTCAGAAAGCCAAAGCCGGCTGTCCGGTTTCTCAGGTGCTGAACGCTGAAATTACCCTGGATTATACGCTGAATAATTGA
- a CDS encoding PTS lactose/cellobiose transporter subunit IIA, with amino-acid sequence MEIDESTVMELIIQAGEARSCSMEALRAARRQDWSHADAMLTEASEAARAAHRIQTALIGADEGCGKIPVNLIMVHAQDHLMNAMLCRELAEEIIQLRRELAAR; translated from the coding sequence ATGGAAATTGATGAAAGCACGGTGATGGAATTGATTATTCAGGCGGGCGAAGCGCGCTCCTGTTCGATGGAAGCGCTGCGGGCTGCGCGCCGGCAGGACTGGTCGCACGCCGACGCCATGCTGACCGAAGCCAGCGAGGCGGCCCGGGCGGCACACCGCATTCAGACGGCGCTGATCGGCGCGGACGAAGGCTGCGGCAAAATTCCGGTCAACCTGATCATGGTGCACGCACAGGATCATCTGATGAATGCGATGCTGTGCCGTGAACTGGCGGAAGAGATTATTCAGCTGCGGCGCGAACTGGCTGCACGTTAA
- a CDS encoding PTS sugar transporter subunit IIC, with product MSSMSESLFGVIENRISPLAGRLSSQRHVIAIRDGFIASMPFLIVGSFMLLFAHPPFAADSTWAFAQWWLGMVKVHEAQIMMPYNMTMGIMALYIASAIAYNLANSYKMNGFMAASLSLMAFLVVAAPQSNNGLPVGSLGGEGIFTAILVALYATELMHFLQKRNIGFKLPEQVPPKIRQSFDLLIPIIAIFITLFPLSLWVQAQFGMLLPQAIMAIFAPVISASDSLPAVLVAVLLCHMLWFAGIHGAVIVGGILQAFWLTNLGLNQQALNAGEPVSHVFIEPFWQFFIVIGGSGSTLGLVLLYLRSQSAHLRTIGKLSIVPGMFNINEPVIFGSPVVMNPILFIPFICAPLVNAVIAWTATKTNLINHVISLAPWTTPAPIGAAWSTGWDWRVIVLIAVLVGIATLIYYPFFKMYERQLLQQEQEQAAAAQPVKEA from the coding sequence ATGAGCAGCATGAGTGAATCGTTATTTGGTGTCATCGAAAACCGTATCAGTCCGCTGGCCGGACGGCTCTCCAGCCAGCGCCACGTCATTGCTATTCGCGACGGGTTTATCGCGTCCATGCCGTTTCTGATCGTCGGCTCGTTCATGCTGCTGTTTGCGCATCCGCCGTTTGCCGCTGACAGCACATGGGCCTTTGCGCAGTGGTGGCTGGGCATGGTGAAAGTGCACGAAGCGCAGATCATGATGCCGTACAACATGACCATGGGGATTATGGCGCTCTATATCGCCAGCGCCATCGCTTATAACCTGGCGAACAGCTACAAGATGAACGGCTTTATGGCAGCCAGCCTGTCGCTGATGGCGTTTCTGGTGGTAGCCGCCCCGCAGAGTAATAACGGGCTGCCGGTCGGATCGCTGGGCGGTGAAGGCATTTTCACCGCGATTCTGGTCGCGCTGTATGCCACCGAGCTGATGCATTTTCTGCAAAAGCGCAACATTGGCTTCAAACTGCCGGAGCAGGTGCCGCCAAAAATCCGCCAGTCGTTTGATCTGCTGATCCCCATCATTGCCATTTTCATCACGCTGTTTCCGCTCAGCCTGTGGGTGCAGGCGCAGTTTGGCATGCTGCTGCCGCAGGCAATCATGGCCATTTTTGCGCCGGTGATCTCCGCTTCAGATTCGCTGCCGGCGGTGCTGGTGGCAGTGCTGCTGTGCCATATGCTGTGGTTCGCCGGTATTCACGGCGCGGTGATCGTGGGCGGTATTCTGCAGGCCTTCTGGCTGACCAACCTGGGTCTGAACCAGCAGGCGCTGAACGCCGGTGAGCCGGTCAGCCATGTCTTTATTGAGCCGTTCTGGCAATTCTTTATCGTGATTGGCGGTTCCGGTTCCACGCTGGGCCTGGTGCTGCTCTACCTGCGCAGTCAGTCAGCACACCTGCGCACCATCGGTAAGCTGAGCATTGTGCCTGGCATGTTTAACATCAACGAGCCGGTGATCTTTGGCTCACCGGTGGTGATGAACCCGATTCTGTTTATCCCGTTCATCTGCGCGCCGCTGGTCAATGCGGTGATTGCCTGGACCGCCACCAAAACCAACCTGATTAACCACGTCATTTCGCTGGCGCCCTGGACCACGCCTGCGCCCATCGGTGCCGCCTGGTCTACCGGCTGGGACTGGCGGGTGATTGTGCTGATTGCCGTGCTGGTGGGAATTGCCACGCTGATTTATTACCCGTTTTTCAAAATGTATGAGCGGCAGCTGCTGCAGCAGGAGCAGGAACAGGCCGCCGCCGCGCAACCGGTGAAGGAGGCATGA
- a CDS encoding PTS sugar transporter subunit IIB yields MPKILLCCAAGMSTSMVVQKMEKAAKEKGVDVEIKAVGIEEFNDEIPHCDCCLLGPQIKYKMADFQPVAQQLNKPISVINSMDYGMMNGAKILDDSLKLIHA; encoded by the coding sequence ATGCCAAAGATTTTACTCTGCTGTGCCGCCGGAATGTCCACCAGCATGGTGGTGCAAAAGATGGAAAAAGCCGCAAAGGAGAAGGGCGTGGATGTCGAGATAAAAGCTGTTGGAATTGAAGAATTTAACGACGAGATTCCCCACTGCGACTGCTGCCTGCTTGGGCCGCAGATTAAATACAAAATGGCCGACTTCCAGCCGGTGGCGCAGCAGCTAAATAAACCGATTTCGGTCATAAATAGCATGGATTACGGCATGATGAATGGCGCGAAAATATTAGATGATTCACTGAAGCTGATTCACGCCTGA
- a CDS encoding cyanate transporter yields MNRHAHGLTLAALVLAGLNMRPFLTSVSPLLASLRHSAGLSPLAATLLPAVPMMMMGAVALCSASLLQRVPLSRLLLSGLLLLLLALAARSVTMTGSGLVLSALWAGLGAGIVQMVMPAVIRQRFTRRHAAVTGLWAAALMGGGGAGAALSPWLNTWLGTPLALASWSVPVLLAIALWLSVRLPAAPSAAASALPPLWRKPRAWSLALSFGLVNGGYAICVAWLPDAFHHLGWSPQAGGSLLGIMILFQVAGALLMPLLARSADRRPALLVSLLCQLAGMSGFLLAPLLAPWLWAAVTGFGLGAAFPLAIVLALDHLPAPQAGARLVAFMQGAGFLLAGCMPFLAGQLQLLTHSFRPVWLLQSAITLGLILLSLRFHPSGYHRAFGWTSR; encoded by the coding sequence ATGAACCGACACGCGCACGGACTGACCCTCGCCGCTCTGGTGCTGGCGGGGCTGAATATGCGTCCGTTTCTGACCTCCGTCAGCCCGCTGCTGGCTTCACTGCGGCACAGTGCCGGCTTATCGCCGCTGGCCGCCACGCTGTTGCCCGCCGTGCCGATGATGATGATGGGAGCCGTGGCGCTGTGCAGCGCATCGCTGCTGCAGCGGGTGCCCCTGTCGCGGCTGCTGCTGAGCGGATTACTGCTGCTGCTGCTGGCGCTGGCGGCGCGCAGCGTAACGATGACCGGCAGCGGGCTGGTGCTCAGCGCGCTGTGGGCCGGGCTGGGCGCAGGCATCGTACAAATGGTGATGCCGGCGGTGATCCGCCAGCGCTTTACCCGCCGCCACGCAGCGGTGACCGGTTTATGGGCCGCGGCGCTGATGGGTGGGGGTGGCGCAGGGGCGGCGCTGTCGCCGTGGCTGAATACCTGGCTGGGCACGCCGCTGGCGCTGGCCAGCTGGAGCGTGCCGGTGTTGCTGGCGATTGCGCTGTGGCTTAGCGTGCGCCTGCCGGCCGCGCCATCCGCCGCAGCGAGCGCGCTGCCGCCGCTGTGGCGCAAACCGCGTGCCTGGTCGCTGGCGCTGAGTTTTGGCCTGGTCAACGGGGGCTATGCGATTTGCGTGGCGTGGCTGCCGGATGCGTTTCATCACCTGGGCTGGTCGCCGCAGGCGGGCGGCTCGCTGCTGGGCATCATGATCCTTTTTCAGGTCGCCGGTGCGCTGCTGATGCCGCTGCTGGCACGCAGCGCCGATCGTCGTCCGGCGCTGCTGGTCAGCCTGCTGTGCCAGCTGGCCGGTATGAGCGGTTTTCTGCTGGCCCCGCTGCTGGCCCCGTGGCTGTGGGCGGCCGTGACCGGCTTTGGGCTGGGCGCAGCGTTTCCGCTGGCGATAGTGCTGGCGCTTGATCACCTGCCTGCACCGCAGGCGGGCGCGCGGCTGGTAGCGTTTATGCAGGGCGCAGGCTTTCTGCTGGCAGGCTGCATGCCGTTCCTTGCCGGACAGCTGCAGCTGCTCACCCACAGTTTTCGCCCGGTCTGGCTGCTGCAAAGCGCCATCACCCTTGGGCTGATTCTGCTCAGCCTGCGCTTCCATCCGTCTGGTTATCACCGGGCGTTTGGCTGGACCAGTCGCTGA
- the lldR gene encoding transcriptional regulator LldR yields the protein MNPTTPRLAETLQARLSDWINTHQLQPGMRLPAERQLAAEFGVSRSSLREAIQQLISRGVLISKRGGGTWLQQLPEPWSEQRIVEPIRQLLADDPDYRWDILEARHAIEASTAWHAALRATDADKERLRLAFDALLTLHDCDDPDLAAQADLRFHLAIAEASHNLVLLQTMRGFFDLLQSSVLHSRQHMYTQPVIFNQLNAQHQAMFDAVMAGDAGAARQAAMDHLGFVHTTMKMLHEDEARQARITRLPGETHANRKENPS from the coding sequence ATGAACCCAACCACGCCGCGCCTGGCAGAAACCCTGCAGGCGCGTCTGAGCGACTGGATTAACACACACCAGCTGCAGCCCGGCATGCGCTTACCGGCAGAACGGCAGCTGGCGGCAGAGTTTGGCGTCTCGCGCTCATCGCTGCGCGAGGCCATTCAGCAGCTGATCAGCCGCGGTGTGCTTATCAGTAAGCGCGGCGGCGGCACCTGGCTGCAGCAGCTGCCGGAGCCCTGGTCTGAGCAGCGCATTGTGGAGCCGATTCGCCAGCTGCTGGCAGATGATCCCGATTATCGCTGGGACATTCTGGAGGCGCGCCATGCTATCGAGGCCAGCACCGCCTGGCATGCCGCGCTGCGCGCCACCGATGCCGATAAAGAGCGGCTGCGGCTGGCCTTTGACGCGCTGCTGACGCTGCATGACTGTGACGACCCCGACCTCGCTGCGCAGGCTGACCTGCGCTTTCATCTGGCGATTGCCGAAGCCTCGCACAATCTGGTGCTGCTGCAGACCATGCGCGGCTTTTTCGATCTGCTGCAATCCTCGGTACTGCACAGCCGTCAGCACATGTATACCCAGCCGGTGATTTTCAATCAGCTGAACGCGCAGCATCAGGCGATGTTTGATGCCGTGATGGCCGGCGACGCCGGCGCGGCGCGTCAGGCGGCGATGGATCACCTCGGCTTTGTTCACACCACGATGAAAATGCTGCATGAAGATGAAGCCCGGCAGGCGCGTATTACCCGTCTGCCCGGTGAGACGCACGCTAATCGCAAGGAAAACCCATCATGA
- the lldP gene encoding L-lactate permease, protein MQVWQQNYDPLNNLWLSSLVAVIPIVFFFFALIKLKLKGYQAGTATVVLALLVALLLYGMPLAQALAAVVFGFFYGLWPIAWIIVAAVFVYRISVKTGQFDIIRASILSITPDQRLQMLIVGFSFGAFLEGAAGFGAPVAITAALLVGLGFKPLYAAGLCLIVNTAPVAFGAMGIPIIVAGQVTGLDSFHIGQMAGRQLPFLTLIVLFWIMAIMDGWRGMKETWPAVMVAGGSFAIAQFLSSNFLGPELPDIISSLASLICLTLFLRRWQPVRIFRFDTADASAPAAQSPRYSAAQIVRAWMPFLFLTATVTLWSIPPFKALFAKGGALYEWVFTVPVPLLHELVARMPPVVSQATPYAALFKFDVLSATGTAILVAALLSIVWLRMSPKAALQTFAETLKELALPIYSIGMVLAFAFISNYSGLSATLALALAHTGDAFTFFSPFLGWLGVFLTGSDTSSNALFAALQATTAQQIGVSDVLLVAANTTGGVTGKMISPQSIAIACAAVGLVGRESDLFRFTVKHSLIFTCLVGVITTLQAYVLTWMIP, encoded by the coding sequence ATGCAGGTGTGGCAACAAAATTACGATCCGCTCAACAATCTGTGGCTATCCAGCCTGGTCGCGGTGATCCCGATTGTGTTCTTCTTTTTCGCGCTGATTAAACTCAAGCTGAAAGGCTATCAGGCCGGTACGGCAACCGTGGTGCTGGCGCTGCTGGTGGCACTGCTGCTGTATGGTATGCCGCTTGCTCAGGCGCTGGCCGCCGTGGTTTTTGGCTTTTTTTACGGGCTGTGGCCAATTGCCTGGATCATTGTGGCAGCGGTGTTTGTATACCGGATTTCGGTGAAAACCGGGCAGTTTGATATTATCCGCGCGTCGATCCTGTCGATCACGCCCGATCAGCGGTTGCAGATGCTGATTGTGGGCTTCTCCTTCGGCGCGTTTCTGGAAGGGGCCGCCGGGTTTGGCGCACCGGTAGCCATCACGGCTGCGCTGCTGGTCGGGCTGGGGTTTAAACCCCTGTATGCCGCGGGACTATGCCTGATTGTCAACACCGCGCCGGTGGCCTTCGGGGCGATGGGGATTCCGATTATCGTTGCCGGCCAGGTCACCGGGCTGGACAGCTTCCACATTGGCCAGATGGCGGGCCGTCAGCTGCCGTTCCTGACGCTGATCGTGCTGTTCTGGATTATGGCCATCATGGATGGCTGGCGCGGCATGAAAGAAACCTGGCCTGCGGTGATGGTGGCGGGCGGATCCTTTGCCATCGCGCAGTTCCTCAGCTCCAACTTTCTCGGCCCGGAACTGCCGGATATTATCTCCTCGCTGGCTTCACTGATCTGCCTGACGCTGTTTCTGCGCCGCTGGCAGCCGGTGCGTATTTTCCGCTTTGACACTGCGGATGCCAGCGCGCCGGCAGCGCAGTCGCCGCGCTACAGCGCCGCACAGATTGTGCGGGCGTGGATGCCGTTTCTGTTCTTGACCGCCACGGTCACGCTGTGGAGCATTCCACCGTTCAAAGCGCTGTTTGCCAAAGGGGGCGCGCTGTATGAGTGGGTGTTTACCGTCCCGGTTCCGCTGCTGCATGAGCTGGTGGCACGTATGCCGCCGGTGGTCAGTCAGGCAACCCCTTATGCCGCGCTGTTCAAATTTGATGTGCTGTCCGCCACCGGCACCGCCATTCTGGTTGCCGCGCTGCTGTCGATTGTCTGGCTGCGCATGTCGCCCAAAGCGGCGCTGCAGACCTTTGCCGAAACGCTGAAGGAGCTGGCGCTGCCCATCTACTCTATCGGCATGGTGCTGGCTTTTGCCTTTATCTCTAACTATTCCGGGCTGTCGGCCACGCTGGCGCTGGCGCTGGCCCATACCGGCGATGCCTTTACCTTTTTCTCGCCGTTTCTGGGCTGGCTGGGCGTGTTCCTCACCGGATCGGACACCTCATCCAATGCGCTGTTTGCGGCCCTGCAGGCCACCACGGCGCAGCAGATTGGCGTCTCCGATGTGCTGCTGGTGGCGGCCAACACTACTGGCGGCGTGACCGGTAAAATGATCTCCCCGCAGTCGATCGCCATCGCCTGCGCCGCGGTGGGGCTGGTGGGCCGTGAATCCGACCTGTTCCGGTTTACGGTCAAACACAGCCTGATTTTTACCTGCCTGGTGGGTGTGATAACCACGCTACAGGCCTATGTCTTAACCTGGATGATCCCATGA
- a CDS encoding LacI family DNA-binding transcriptional regulator, which yields MITMLDVARKAGVSKATVSRVLAGNRYVSKTTQQKVFQAIEETGYRPNLLARSLATQKSQNIGLIVTHSLFNGPYFSELLYQTATLTNNYGRQLILADGKTSADDERAAIEFLLDLRCDAIIIYPRFLDTAALEAIIEQHDVPIMVVNRQLTQHAGHCVWATHQQNTCDAVDYLIQRGHHDIAFITGLAGSPTAAARLAGYQQALANHGLPFEPARVCAGAWTPESGQQATRQLLASGVPFSALMASNDDMAIGAALALHAAGKRLPQEVSLLGFDDIRMAEFFLPPLTTVHVPVAEMIQHTLAQLVAMLEGETVAPLPPFSGRLIERASVADGPFATAGRPASG from the coding sequence ATGATTACCATGCTGGACGTAGCCCGTAAGGCGGGCGTTTCGAAAGCCACCGTGTCGCGCGTACTGGCGGGTAACCGTTACGTCAGTAAAACCACGCAGCAAAAGGTATTTCAGGCGATTGAAGAGACCGGCTACCGCCCTAACCTGCTGGCGCGCAGCCTTGCCACGCAGAAATCGCAGAACATTGGCCTGATCGTGACCCACTCACTCTTCAATGGCCCCTACTTCAGTGAGTTGCTGTATCAGACCGCGACCCTGACCAATAACTACGGGCGTCAGCTGATTCTGGCCGACGGTAAAACCAGCGCTGACGACGAGCGCGCGGCCATTGAATTCCTGCTGGATTTGCGCTGCGACGCCATCATCATTTATCCGCGCTTTCTGGACACGGCGGCGCTGGAAGCGATCATTGAACAGCATGATGTTCCGATTATGGTGGTTAATCGCCAGCTTACGCAGCACGCCGGGCACTGCGTCTGGGCCACCCACCAGCAGAACACCTGCGACGCTGTGGATTATCTGATTCAGCGCGGCCATCATGACATTGCCTTTATCACCGGGCTGGCCGGTTCTCCCACCGCCGCCGCGCGTCTGGCCGGCTATCAGCAGGCGCTGGCGAACCATGGCCTGCCGTTTGAGCCGGCGCGGGTCTGCGCCGGTGCCTGGACACCGGAAAGCGGTCAGCAGGCTACCCGTCAGCTGCTGGCGTCCGGCGTGCCGTTCAGCGCGCTGATGGCGAGTAATGATGATATGGCGATTGGCGCGGCGCTGGCGCTGCATGCCGCCGGCAAACGGCTGCCGCAGGAGGTGTCGCTGCTGGGGTTTGATGACATTCGCATGGCGGAGTTTTTCCTGCCACCGCTGACCACGGTGCACGTTCCGGTAGCAGAGATGATTCAGCATACGCTGGCACAGCTGGTGGCCATGCTGGAAGGCGAAACGGTCGCCCCGCTGCCGCCGTTCAGCGGGCGCCTGATTGAGCGCGCCTCGGTGGCAGACGGCCCGTTTGCTACCGCCGGCCGCCCCGCTTCCGGCTGA
- the lldD gene encoding FMN-dependent L-lactate dehydrogenase LldD encodes MIISAASDYRAAAQRILPPFLFHYLDGGAYAEYTLKRNVDDLAAVALRQRVLKNMSALSLETRLFGETLAMPVALAPVGLCGMYARRGEVQAARAAARKGIPFTLSTVSVCPIEEVAPAIDRPMWFQLYVLRDRGFMRNALERAKAAGCTTLVFTVDMPTPGARYRDAHSGMSGPNAALRRYWQAVTHPQWAWDVGLHGRPHDLGNISAYLGKPTGLEDYIGWLASNFDPSISWKDLEWIREFWDGPMVIKGILDAEDARDAVRFGADGIVVSNHGGRQLDGVLSSARALPAIADAVKGDITILADSGIRNGLDVVRMIALGADSVLLGRAFIYALATHGQRGVENLLSLIEKEMRVAMTLTGAKRISDLTPDSLVQAGALLRDAMQSGVTRAAS; translated from the coding sequence ATGATTATTTCAGCTGCCAGTGACTACCGCGCCGCAGCGCAACGCATCCTGCCGCCGTTTCTGTTTCACTACCTCGACGGCGGCGCCTATGCGGAATATACCCTGAAGCGCAACGTTGACGATCTTGCTGCGGTGGCGCTGCGCCAGCGCGTACTGAAGAATATGTCGGCCCTGAGCCTGGAAACCCGGCTGTTTGGTGAAACCCTGGCGATGCCGGTGGCGCTGGCGCCGGTCGGGCTGTGCGGCATGTATGCGCGGCGCGGCGAGGTGCAGGCCGCCCGGGCCGCTGCGCGCAAAGGCATCCCGTTTACGCTTTCAACGGTTTCCGTGTGTCCGATTGAAGAGGTTGCGCCAGCCATTGACCGGCCGATGTGGTTTCAGCTTTATGTGCTGCGCGACCGTGGTTTTATGCGCAACGCGCTGGAGCGCGCCAAAGCGGCGGGCTGTACCACGCTGGTGTTCACCGTGGACATGCCCACGCCGGGCGCACGCTATCGCGATGCGCACTCCGGCATGAGCGGCCCGAACGCCGCCCTGCGGCGTTACTGGCAGGCGGTGACGCATCCGCAGTGGGCGTGGGATGTCGGGCTGCACGGCCGGCCGCACGATCTTGGCAATATCTCTGCTTACCTCGGTAAACCCACCGGTCTGGAAGATTACATCGGCTGGCTGGCCAGCAATTTCGATCCTTCCATCTCGTGGAAAGATCTGGAGTGGATTCGTGAGTTCTGGGATGGCCCCATGGTAATCAAAGGCATCCTCGATGCAGAGGATGCGCGCGACGCTGTACGGTTTGGCGCGGATGGGATTGTCGTCTCCAATCACGGCGGACGCCAGCTGGATGGCGTGCTCTCCTCCGCGCGGGCGCTGCCGGCGATCGCCGATGCGGTGAAAGGGGACATCACGATTCTCGCCGACAGCGGTATCCGCAATGGGCTGGACGTGGTGCGCATGATTGCACTGGGGGCCGACAGTGTGCTGCTGGGACGGGCTTTCATCTATGCGCTGGCCACGCACGGGCAGCGCGGCGTGGAGAATCTGCTCAGCCTGATTGAGAAAGAGATGCGCGTGGCCATGACGCTGACCGGTGCGAAGCGCATCAGCGATCTGACGCCGGATTCCCTGGTGCAGGCCGGGGCACTGCTGCGTGATGCCATGCAGAGCGGCGTAACGCGTGCGGCAAGCTAA
- a CDS encoding CPBP family intramembrane glutamic endopeptidase: MDTQSDKVTLTLFYVGSFVVYYLVTMLITLFPNYGALRNNGLLVPVLCLFEFAVIYPLYRFYCQRRSDIPLGFLRPGQALLFIGALFVLMVAQTQFLQPEGWLIAQSQQGRSSMLILLLTAVLLAPVFEEVLFRGFLLQAFLLWAPKSRFACMLLTSLLFAALHTQYVHWETIVALTLFSLLLCYARLRSNSLALPIFLHTLNNLIAILPAWFYA, from the coding sequence ATGGACACCCAATCCGACAAAGTTACGTTAACGCTATTTTATGTGGGTAGCTTTGTTGTCTATTACCTCGTGACCATGCTGATTACGCTGTTTCCCAACTACGGGGCGCTGCGCAATAACGGCTTGCTGGTGCCGGTGCTGTGCCTGTTTGAATTTGCGGTGATCTACCCGCTGTACCGTTTTTACTGCCAGCGCCGCAGCGATATTCCGCTGGGGTTCCTGCGGCCGGGTCAGGCGCTGCTGTTTATCGGCGCGCTGTTTGTGCTGATGGTGGCACAAACGCAGTTTTTACAGCCGGAAGGCTGGCTGATTGCGCAGAGCCAGCAGGGGCGCAGCTCCATGCTGATTTTGCTGCTGACCGCCGTGTTACTGGCTCCGGTGTTTGAGGAAGTGCTGTTCCGCGGCTTTCTGCTGCAGGCGTTTCTGCTGTGGGCACCGAAAAGCCGCTTTGCCTGCATGCTGCTCACTTCCCTGCTGTTTGCCGCCCTGCACACGCAGTATGTGCACTGGGAAACCATCGTCGCGCTGACGCTGTTCTCCCTGCTGCTGTGCTATGCGCGCCTGCGCAGTAACAGCCTCGCGCTGCCGATTTTCCTGCATACGCTGAATAATCTGATCGCGATTCTGCCCGCCTGGTTTTACGCCTGA
- a CDS encoding glycoside hydrolase family 1 protein produces the protein MQHHNPGAFPDGFLWGASTSAYQVEGAWNEDGKGPSVIDKAAFHDGITDFTVTSDHYHRFREDIALLAEMGLKTYRFSIAWSRLYPQGDGELNPAGVAFYQQLIDEICRHGIEPLVTLYHFDLPWALQQDGGWSNRRTVAAFERFAVTCFEQFGQQVKYWLTINEQNMMILKGEVIGTLPPGTADVQKTLYQQNHHMMLAQAKAMIACHQRLPHARIGPAPNISCVYAASARPEDVLAADNFSAIRNWLYLDLAVHGRYNNVVWSFLQQRGWLPDIAPDDMATIAAGKPDFIAFNYYASATVSADMPEVARGELNSKQQADQQMAGIDRSVYVGCNNPHLQQNQFGWYIDPVGFRITAREIYARYALPLIVTENGLGAFDTLEAGNKVYDDYRIAYLRAHIEQLRLAVADGVELFGYCPWSAIDLVSTHQGISKRYGFVYVNRDEHDLKDLARYRKKSFFWYQQLIASNGATLDAQVEY, from the coding sequence ATGCAACATCATAATCCTGGCGCGTTCCCGGACGGTTTTCTCTGGGGCGCTTCCACCTCGGCGTATCAGGTTGAAGGGGCATGGAACGAGGATGGCAAAGGGCCATCTGTCATAGATAAAGCGGCATTTCACGACGGCATCACCGATTTCACCGTCACCAGCGATCACTATCACCGCTTTCGTGAGGATATTGCGCTGCTGGCGGAAATGGGGCTGAAAACCTACCGTTTCTCTATCGCCTGGAGCCGCCTCTATCCACAGGGGGATGGCGAGCTTAATCCGGCCGGCGTGGCCTTTTACCAGCAGCTGATCGATGAAATCTGCCGCCACGGCATTGAACCGCTGGTCACGCTCTACCATTTCGATCTGCCGTGGGCGCTACAGCAGGACGGCGGCTGGTCGAACCGCCGCACGGTGGCCGCTTTTGAACGCTTCGCCGTCACCTGCTTTGAACAGTTTGGCCAGCAGGTAAAGTACTGGCTGACGATCAATGAGCAGAACATGATGATCCTCAAGGGCGAGGTAATTGGCACGCTGCCGCCGGGCACTGCGGATGTGCAGAAGACGCTGTACCAGCAGAATCACCATATGATGCTGGCGCAGGCCAAAGCGATGATCGCCTGCCATCAGCGTCTGCCGCACGCCCGCATCGGGCCGGCCCCCAATATTTCCTGCGTCTATGCCGCCAGCGCACGGCCGGAGGATGTGCTGGCCGCCGATAACTTCTCAGCGATCCGCAACTGGCTCTATCTCGACCTGGCGGTACACGGCCGCTACAACAATGTGGTCTGGTCGTTCCTGCAGCAGCGCGGCTGGCTGCCCGACATTGCGCCTGACGATATGGCGACCATCGCTGCCGGGAAGCCGGACTTTATCGCCTTCAACTATTACGCTTCGGCCACGGTCAGCGCGGATATGCCGGAGGTGGCGCGCGGCGAGCTGAACAGTAAACAGCAGGCGGATCAGCAGATGGCGGGCATTGATCGTTCAGTCTACGTCGGCTGTAACAATCCGCATCTGCAGCAGAATCAGTTCGGCTGGTATATCGATCCGGTTGGCTTTCGCATCACGGCGCGGGAGATTTATGCCCGCTACGCGCTGCCGCTGATCGTCACCGAAAACGGGCTGGGCGCATTTGATACGCTTGAGGCGGGTAACAAGGTCTATGACGATTACCGCATCGCCTATTTGCGTGCGCACATCGAACAGCTGCGGCTGGCGGTGGCGGATGGCGTTGAGCTGTTTGGCTACTGTCCGTGGTCAGCTATCGATCTGGTCAGTACGCATCAGGGCATCAGCAAGCGCTACGGCTTTGTCTATGTCAATCGTGACGAGCATGATCTGAAAGATCTGGCGCGTTATCGCAAGAAGAGTTTTTTCTGGTATCAGCAGCTGATCGCCAGCAACGGCGCAACGCTGGACGCTCAGGTAGAGTACTGA